In the genome of Roseovarius sp. Pro17, the window CATGGCGAGGTCCGCAGTGCCGCTGCGCACCGCCTCGATCGCGTCCTCGAACGTACGGCAGGGCAGGGGCGTGGCATCCGGATACGTCTCGCGGCAGGCCTGATGGGAGTATGCCCCCGGTTCGCCCTGAAAGGCTATGCTATGGCTCATGGTCGCGCGTTCCTTGCAGTGCGGCCCGCCGCCGGGCGCGAAATGGGCCGGGGGGAGGGCATTTGGTCGCGCAAACTATACCTTGCGCAGAGGGAGGGGAAGCGGATAGATACGCGGCCAAAGGGATATCAAACGGGAAGCAGGCTCATGTTCGATACAATGACATTCACCAAAATTCTAGGCGGCTTTGCCGGTGCGTTTCTGGTGTTCCTGCTGGGCAAATTCGTCGCTGAGGAAGTCTACGCCGCCAGGGTAGGTGGCCATGACGGCGAAGTGGTGCAGGGGTATCTGATCGACACCGGCGCTGGCGACGAAGATAGCGGCGCAGAAGAGAGCGGCCCATCCTTTGACGAGGTTTACGCCTCGGCCGATGCCGGCAAGGGCGAGCGCGTGTTCAACAAATGCAAGGCCTGCCACAAGCTGGAAAAAGGCGATAATTCGACCGGCCCTTACCTCTATGGCGTGGTCGATCGCGAAGTTGATACCGCCGAAGGCTTTGGCTATTCCGGCGCGCTGGAGCAGGTCGTCGATATCTGGACGCCCGAGCATCTGGACGGCTTTCTCAAAAACCCGCAGGGCTATGCGCCCGGCACCGCCATGAGCTTTGCCGGTCTGAGCAAGGTCGAGGACCGCGCCAATGTGATTGCATATCTGGCCACGTTCGGCGGCTAAACCGCGCAATTCACGCCTTTAGGGCTGCTGTTCCTGCCGGGACGGCGGCCCTTTTTCGTGCCAGGCCCGTGTCCGCATATTTTACCGGCTTGAATGTCGCGCCCGCCCTCCTTTAGCGTGCGCATGGCGCAACGGCGCTGTATCAAGACGACGTGCACCATCTGGGAGAGATGCCATGACATCGCTGAACGCCATAGCCAACGCTCCGACTCTGGCCAAGGCCCTCGCGCATGGCAGGGCGCTGGGATGGATGCGCGCCAGTTTTGTGGGCCTCGCCATTGCGGCACTGGCTGCACATGCGGCACTGGCTGAGAGCGAAGTCGCCGTCACGCAGGATTCAGGCGAGGTTATCCGCAGTCATGGTTACAGCTACTTCGGTGAGCTGAAATATCCCGAGGATTATGCACATTTCGACTATGTGAACCCAGACGCGCCCAAGGGCGGCGAGATTTCTCTGAACGCTGCTGGCACGTTCGATTCGATGAACCCCTATTCGCGCAAGGGCCGTGCGGGGGCCTATTCGTGGATGGTATACGAGAGCCTCTTGGGCGAAATGCCGGCCACGAATGAGGGTGCGCCCGCAGACGTCTATGGCGAGTCCTACGGCCTACTGGCCGAAAGCCTCGAATACGACGCGGGCAAGACGTGGGTCATCTTTCACATGCGCCCTGAGGCGACATTTTCCGATGGCACGCCAGTCACGGCGCAGGACGTTGTGTTTTCGCATAACCTGTTTCTGGATCAGGGATTGAAATCCTACGCCGATGCGGTCAGGCGCCGCGTGATCGGCGCCGAGGCCTTGGACGATCACACGGTGAAGTTCACCTTTGCGGACGGCATTTCGCGCCGCTCGCTGATCGATCAGGTTGGCGCGGTTCCGGTTTTTCCGCGCAAATGGTACGAGGATACCGGCGCGCGCCTTGACGAACCGCGCCTAGATGCCGCGCCCGGAACGGGGCCTTACATGATGGACAGCGCGGAGGTGAACCGGCGTATCGTCTATAAACGCAATCCTGACTATTGGGCGCGCGATCTACCCATCAATGTGGGACGGCACAATTTCGATACCATCCGTATCGAATATTTCGCAGACGATTCCGCCGCGTTTCAGGCCTTTAGCGCTGGGGAATATACCTTCCGCGCGGAAACAAACTCCAAGACATGGGCTACGGGATACGACTTCCCCGCCGTGCAAAAGGGCTGGGTCAAGCTGGAAGAGTTGCCGGACGGAATGCCCCCCACGCCCTCTGGGATCGTCTTTAACCTTGGCCGCGAGACGTTGCAGGACAAACGTGTGCGCGAGGCGGTCTCGCTGGCGTTCAACTTTGAATGGACGAACGAAAGCCTGCAATATGGCCTGTTCAAACAGCGCGATTCCTTTGTGCAGGATACGCCATTGCAGGCCATGGATGTGCCCCAAGGCGCCGAACTGGAATTACTCAAAAGTCTTGGTGATATTGTCCCGCCCGACATGCTAACTGAGCCTGCCGTGACAGCGCATACATCCGATCCCAGCCGCCTGACCGACCGGCGCAATCTACGTCGCGCGATGAAGCTGCTGGACGAGGCGGGCTGGCCTGTGGGCGAGGGCGGGATGAGGCGCAATGCAAATGGCACGCCTCTGAGCCTCGAATTTCCCATTCCTTCCTCCGGCTCGGCCACAATCGGTGCGGTCGTCGAGAATTTCATCAATAACCTCAAGGCCATGGGCATTGATGCCAAGATGGAAAAGATTGACCCGTCGCAATACACGCTGCGCAGCCGCGACCGCGACTATGATTTGGTGTTCGACAACTACGATGCCTTTTTGCAACCCGGCACAGGGCTGATGCAGCGTTTCGGCTCGCAAGAGGCGGCGTTCAGCCTATTCAACCCTGCGGGCCTCGCCAGCCCGATGGTGGACGCAATCATCAACGCCTCTCTGGAGTCCAACGATCCGGAAACGCAGAACGCCGCGCTGATGGCGCTGGACCGTGCGCTGCGCTACGAGCGGTTCATGATCCCCGTCTGGTATAACGATGCGTATTGGGTCGCCTACTGGGACATGTTCGAGCATCCCGAAACGATCCCGCCCTATGCGCTGGGCGCGCTGGATTTCTGGTGGTTCAACGCTGAAAAGGCCGCCGCGCTGAAGTCGGCCGGCGCGCTGAGGTAGCGCCGCGATGGGGGCCTATATCCTGCGGCGTTTGCTGCTGATCATCCCGACATTGCTGGGCATAATGATCATCAATTTCGCACTGGTGCAGTTCGTGCCGGGTGGCCCGGTCGAGCAGGCGATTGCCAACATGCAGGGCAAGGGCGACGTGTTCGACAGCTTTGCCGGCGGTGGCAGCGACGCGGGCGCAGCGATGGACGCGGGCGGAGCGGGTGACAAGTATGTCGGCGCGCGCGGCCTGCCGCCAGAAATGATCGCCGAACTGGAAGAGCAGTTCGGACTCGACAAACCGCCGCTGGAGCGGTTTGCGCTGATGATGTGGAACTACATGCATTTCGATTTCGGCGAGAGCTATTTTCGCAAGATCGACGTGACGGAACTGGTTCTGGAGAAAATGCCGGTGTCGATTTCGCTGGGCCTGTGGTCGACACTGATCGCCTATCTCATCTCGATCCCGCTGGGCGTGGCCAAGGCAGTACGCGACGGTAGCGCATTCGACACATGGACCAGCGGCGTCATCATCGTGGCCTACGCGATCCCGGCGTTTTTGTTCGCCATCATGCTGCTCGTGCTGTTCGCGGGCGGCAGTTATTGGAAATTGTTCCCGCTGCGCGGCCTAACGTCGGATGAGTTTGAGACGTATTCGCTGGTCGGCAAGGCGCTGGATTACCTCTGGCACATCGCGCTGCCGGTGCTGGCCAGCACGATTGCCGCCTTTGCCACGCTGACGCTGCTGACGAAAAACAGCTTTCTTGACGAGGTCAAAAAGCAATACGTGATGACCGCGCGCGCCAAGGGGCTGAGCGAGCGACAGGTGCTTTATGGCCATGTGTTTCGCAATGCCATGCTGATTGTGATCGCGGGGTTTCCGACCGTGTTCATTGGCATTTTCTTTGGCGGATCGGTCCTGATTGAGACGATCTTTTCGCTGGATGGTCTTGGACGGCTGGGCTTTGAGGCCGCTGTGGGGCGCGATTATCCGGTGATGTTCGGCACGCTGTTTCTGTTCGGCCTGATCGGGTTGGTGGTCAATATATTCAGCGACCTGATGTATGTGCTGGTCGATCCGCGCATCGACTTTGAAAAGCGGGAGGGCTAGGGGCATGGCCCTATCTCCGCTCAATCAGCGCCGATGGCGCAATTTCCGGCGTAACCGGCGCGCGTTCTGGTCGTTGATCCTGTTTACGATCATTTTTGGGCTAAGCCTGTTCGCCGAGTTTCTGGCGAACGACAAGCCGATTCTGGTTCAGTATCGCGGCGAGTTCTATACGCCGGTCTTTAACTTCTATCCCGAGACGGCGTTCGGCGGCGATTTCAGGACCGAGGCGGTTTATCGCGATCCCGAGGTGCGCTGCCTGATCGCGTCAGGCGGGCTGGATACCTGTTTCGATGATCCCGAAGGGGTGATTGCCGATGCTGCCGATGGGGTCGTCGAGGGCGAGGATATCCAGAGCGGCTGGGCCATCTGGCCGCCTATTCCCTATAGTTATAACACGCCCGTTGATCGGCCCGGCGCGGCTCCGCTGCCACCAAATGCGCAGAACCTGCTGGGCACGGATAATACCAAGCGCGACGTGCTGGCGCGGGTGATCTACGGCTTTCGGCTGTCGGTGCTTTTCACGCTGATCGTCACGACACTTGCCTCGGTCGTCGGGATCGCGGCGGGCGCTGTGCAGGGCTATTTCGGCGGCTGGCTGGACCTGACGTTCCAACGCTTTATCGAGATTTGGGCCGCGACGCCGCAGCTATATGTCATCATCATCCTCTTCGCGATCTTGCCGCGGGGGTTTTGGCTGCTGGTCGCTATAACCGTCTTGTTCGGCTGGATGGCGTTGGTCGGCGTCGTGCGGGCGGAATTCCTGCGCGCGCGCAATCTGGAATATGTGCGCGCGGCCAAGGCGCTGGGCGTCAGCAACGGGCGGATCATGTTCCGCCACATGCTGCCCAATGCGATGGTGGCTACGCTCACCATGCTGCCCTTTGTCATCACCGGCACGATTTCCCTGCTGGCTGGCCTCGATTTTCTGGGCTTTGGCCTGCCGTCATCGTCGCCCTCCTTGGGCGAGTTGACGTTGCAGGCCAAGCAGAACTTGCAGGCCCCGTGGCTGGCCTTTACCGCGTTTTTCGCCTTTGCGATCATGCTGTCTCTGTTGGTGTTTATCTTTGAGGGCGTGCGTGATGCGTTCGATCCCAGAAAGACCTTTCAATGAGCCTTCTGACGGTCGAGAACCTGACAATTGCCTTTCGTCAGGATGGGCAACTGACCCCGGCGGTGCAGGGTGTCAGCTTTACCGTGGATCGGGGCGAAACT includes:
- a CDS encoding cytochrome c family protein; its protein translation is MFDTMTFTKILGGFAGAFLVFLLGKFVAEEVYAARVGGHDGEVVQGYLIDTGAGDEDSGAEESGPSFDEVYASADAGKGERVFNKCKACHKLEKGDNSTGPYLYGVVDREVDTAEGFGYSGALEQVVDIWTPEHLDGFLKNPQGYAPGTAMSFAGLSKVEDRANVIAYLATFGG
- a CDS encoding extracellular solute-binding protein, with translation MRASFVGLAIAALAAHAALAESEVAVTQDSGEVIRSHGYSYFGELKYPEDYAHFDYVNPDAPKGGEISLNAAGTFDSMNPYSRKGRAGAYSWMVYESLLGEMPATNEGAPADVYGESYGLLAESLEYDAGKTWVIFHMRPEATFSDGTPVTAQDVVFSHNLFLDQGLKSYADAVRRRVIGAEALDDHTVKFTFADGISRRSLIDQVGAVPVFPRKWYEDTGARLDEPRLDAAPGTGPYMMDSAEVNRRIVYKRNPDYWARDLPINVGRHNFDTIRIEYFADDSAAFQAFSAGEYTFRAETNSKTWATGYDFPAVQKGWVKLEELPDGMPPTPSGIVFNLGRETLQDKRVREAVSLAFNFEWTNESLQYGLFKQRDSFVQDTPLQAMDVPQGAELELLKSLGDIVPPDMLTEPAVTAHTSDPSRLTDRRNLRRAMKLLDEAGWPVGEGGMRRNANGTPLSLEFPIPSSGSATIGAVVENFINNLKAMGIDAKMEKIDPSQYTLRSRDRDYDLVFDNYDAFLQPGTGLMQRFGSQEAAFSLFNPAGLASPMVDAIINASLESNDPETQNAALMALDRALRYERFMIPVWYNDAYWVAYWDMFEHPETIPPYALGALDFWWFNAEKAAALKSAGALR
- a CDS encoding microcin C ABC transporter permease YejB, whose translation is MGAYILRRLLLIIPTLLGIMIINFALVQFVPGGPVEQAIANMQGKGDVFDSFAGGGSDAGAAMDAGGAGDKYVGARGLPPEMIAELEEQFGLDKPPLERFALMMWNYMHFDFGESYFRKIDVTELVLEKMPVSISLGLWSTLIAYLISIPLGVAKAVRDGSAFDTWTSGVIIVAYAIPAFLFAIMLLVLFAGGSYWKLFPLRGLTSDEFETYSLVGKALDYLWHIALPVLASTIAAFATLTLLTKNSFLDEVKKQYVMTARAKGLSERQVLYGHVFRNAMLIVIAGFPTVFIGIFFGGSVLIETIFSLDGLGRLGFEAAVGRDYPVMFGTLFLFGLIGLVVNIFSDLMYVLVDPRIDFEKREG
- a CDS encoding ABC transporter permease — its product is MALSPLNQRRWRNFRRNRRAFWSLILFTIIFGLSLFAEFLANDKPILVQYRGEFYTPVFNFYPETAFGGDFRTEAVYRDPEVRCLIASGGLDTCFDDPEGVIADAADGVVEGEDIQSGWAIWPPIPYSYNTPVDRPGAAPLPPNAQNLLGTDNTKRDVLARVIYGFRLSVLFTLIVTTLASVVGIAAGAVQGYFGGWLDLTFQRFIEIWAATPQLYVIIILFAILPRGFWLLVAITVLFGWMALVGVVRAEFLRARNLEYVRAAKALGVSNGRIMFRHMLPNAMVATLTMLPFVITGTISLLAGLDFLGFGLPSSSPSLGELTLQAKQNLQAPWLAFTAFFAFAIMLSLLVFIFEGVRDAFDPRKTFQ